The following coding sequences lie in one Silene latifolia isolate original U9 population chromosome 5, ASM4854445v1, whole genome shotgun sequence genomic window:
- the LOC141656206 gene encoding putative F-box protein At3g51171 has protein sequence MALSLDRNDFLDYEAIQKRVKERGKRRNEVNPIRFTKEFPECLIYEILSWLPVKSLVRFKSVCKSWRIMIKTKSFVSKHMQQRYYYQKDDKCRNCLIVAYNVLPNEVWYYQYLLDEKRRRVLAHTEIYKRPPSNQIFCGPCDGLYYVCCSYMKDDGRHLWNPTLKHCKILPPIVSKHDLPSNRYFAFWDNNYGFGFDPVTQDYKVVIIKDIVDASDKRLEMPPGVLVYSLRTDSWKYVADLPKYYKLRDNKSYVFANTSLYWLASKPRSWGNQAIIAFNLATNECREIQLPMPPSDEYDCDYECLMVYHGKMAFVRVDEKKRLFCVWALKKRKWVEKLRMNLHFMATKPLGQWRDGLLIFETKDRQNLIICNLDTLKSWVLKVCKSQPYYWCNGICAYEESIIHPVNLAEDGSEQVTDNATHKTNRGDKVGAPPCASLSPLFGSFVRGNGIRHSEVTDMCRLQ, from the exons ATGGCTCTCTCGTTGGATCGTAACGACTTTTTGGACTATGAAGCCATCCAAAAAAG GGTGAAAGAACGAGGAAAGAGACGTAACGAGGTAAACCCTATTCGATTTACCAAAGAATTTCCCGAATGTTTAATTTACGAGATTCTATCTTGGTTACCCGTAAAATCTTTGGTACGCTTTAAATCCGTATGCAAGTCTTGGCGTATTATGATTAAAACAAAGAGTTTCGTATCCAAGCATATGCAACAACGTTACTACTACCAGAAAGACGATAAATGTCGCAACTGCCTCATTGTTGCATATAACGTACTTCCTAATGAAGTTTGGTATTATCAATATTTGCTTGACGAGAAACGTAGGAGAGTCTTAGCCCATACTGAAATATATAAACGCCCACCAAGTAATCAGATATTTTGTGGGCCTTGTGACGGATTATATTACGTTTGCTGCTCATATATGAAAGATGACGGTAGACATCTATGGAACCCGACTTTGAAGCATTGTAAAATTTTACCTCCGATTGTTTCCAAACATGATCTTCCATCTAATCGATATTTTGCATTTTGGGATAATAATTACGGGTTTGGGTTTGATCCCGTGACACAAGACTACAAAGTTGTAATAATCAAAGATATTGTGGACGCATCCGATAAGCGCTTGGAAATGCCTCCCGGTGTGTTAGTCTACTCATTAAGGACCGACTCTTGGAAATATGTTGCTGATTTGCCTAAATACTACAAATTGAGGGATAACAAGTCATATGTTTTCGCAAACACAAGTCTCTATTGGCTAGCATCTAAGCCACGTTCTTGGGGTAACCAAGCGATAATCGCGTTCAACTTGGCCACCAATGAATGTCGTGAAATTCAACTACCGATGCCTCCGTCCGACGAATATGATTGCGATTACGAGTGTCTAATGGTGTATCATGGAAAGATGGCTTTTGTTAGGGTTGATGAAAAAAAGAGATTGTTTTGTGTATGGGCTTTGAAGAAGAGAAAATGGGTCGAGAAATTGAGAATGAACCTTCATTTTATGGCCACAAAACCATTGGGCCAGTGGAGAGATGGGCTGCTAATATTTGAAACTAAAGATCGTCAAAATCTTATTATTTGTAACCTTGACACATTAAAAAGTTGGGTTTTAAAGGTATGTAAGTCTCAACCTTACTATTGGTGTAATGGCATTTGTGCTTACGAGGAAAGCATTATTCATCCAGTTaatcttgctgaagacgggtcggagcaagtgacggataatgccactcacaaaacgaataggggggacaaggtgggggcacccccatgtgcttccctctctcctctatttgggtcatttgtgagaggaaatggtatccgtcactccgaagtgacggatatgtgccgtcttcaatga